A section of the Brienomyrus brachyistius isolate T26 unplaced genomic scaffold, BBRACH_0.4 scaffold47, whole genome shotgun sequence genome encodes:
- the LOC125723279 gene encoding WW domain binding protein 1-like isoform X1 yields MTWGRGGMAPKKSVFNPSIRVLLFVMDLKNFMVSCFDEEAEEMTVSLREAEMTTAKVGAQSKLHCSGLNWPRRRITGPADCCDLSGDGFHRTPRARNALAFPHDCVPCQLQITALPQDLDMETISKGVQYRGGQSILSGPRYCPGVNSHGGYLCETGHCCGETGCCTYYYELWWFWLLWTVLILFSCCCAYRHRRAKLRIQQQQRQREINLIAYHGACNYPASMLDLSFLASFKLPSYEEVAARPNTPPPPYNTVFALQGAAAQYAHAGPSGMASSHSSDNYTSCSCESCSASSPCSTSFSVQVTDETDTSNATTPSEVGDPCPLATDAGSSSTSLPPPTLSDPLGVLVEQEEDGGLVEEPPEEQPSPKPAQSPPRHALFSPNVDFFEPDGRASEADVEEDEEEAEEADEGHFRHRRLTGDSGIEVCRCQVDSEDEEEEQGHQLAGGKEVGEREEAEGQEEPGLLHDSVDCSARPLAPAPPADDCTGLCGSTSFLHRGGDSVVVMETV; encoded by the exons ATGACTGTCTCCCTTCGAGAGGCCGAAATGACCACAGCTAAA GTGGGGGCTCAGTCTAAGCTCCACTGCAGCGGTTTAAATTGGCCCCGCCGGCGCATCACGGGACCTGCAGACTGTTGCGATTTGAGTGGAGACGGGTTTCACAGGACACCACGTGCACGTAATGCATTAGCGTTTCCCCACGACTGTGTCCCTTGTCAATTGCAGATTACAGCCCTCCCACAGGATCTGGACATGGAAACAATCAGTAag GGGGTGCAGTACCGTGGGGGCCAGTCCATCCTCTCCGGTCCAAGGTACTGCCCCGGCGTCAACAGTCACGGCGGCTACCTGTGCGAGACAGGACACTGCTGCGGGGAGACTGGCTGCTGCACCTACTACTATGAGCTCTGGT GGTTCTGGCTCCTCTGGACCGTGCTGATCCTGTTCAGCTGCTGCTGCGCCTACCGGCACCGACGGGCCAAGCTGCGgatccagcagcagcagcggcaGAGGGAGATCAACCTCATCGCCTACCACGGTGCCTGTAACTACCCGGCATCCATGCTGGACCTCA GTTTCCTGGCCTCCTTCAAGCTCCCATCCTATGAGGAGGTGGCAGCCCGGCCCAACACCCCTCCTCCACCATACAACACGGTGTTtgccctgcagggggcagcggcgCAGTATGCCCACGCGGGCCCCAGCGGCATGGCCTCCTCCCACAGCTCCGACAACTACACCAGCTGCTCCTGCGAGTCCTGCTCTGCCTCCTCGCCCTGCAGCACCTCCTTCTCCGTCCAGGTCACTGATGAGACGGACACCAGCAACGCCACCACGCCCAGCGAGGTGGGCGACCCCTGCCCTCTGGCCACTGATGCGGGCTCCTCCTCCACATCACTGCCCCCGCCCACCCTATCCGACCCCTTGGGTGTATTggtggagcaggaggaggacgGAGGCCTTGTAGAGGAGCCCCCTGAGGAACAGCCCTCCCCCAAACCTGCCCAGTCCCCACCCAGACATGCCCTCTTCTCCCCGAATGTGGATTTCTTTGAACCGGACGGGCGTGCCTCTGAGGCAGATGTGGAGGAGGACGAGGAAGAGGCTGAGGAGGCAGACGAAGGCCACTTCCGGCACCGGCGGCTGACGGGCGACTCAGGCATCGAGGTGTGCCGCTGTCAGGTGGACagcgaggatgaggaggaggagcaaggGCACCAGCTTGCCGGGGGCAAGGAGGTGGGGGAGCGCGAGGAGGCTGAGGGTCAGGAGGAGCCCGGCTTACTTCACGACAGCGTGGACTGCTCTGCCCGGCCTCTGGCACCGGCGCCACCTGCTGACGACTGCACCGGTCTGTGCGGCTCCACCTCCTTTCTCCACAGGGGTGGAGATTCTGTTGTTGTCATGGAAACTGTGTGA
- the LOC125723279 gene encoding WW domain binding protein 1-like isoform X2: protein MTWGRGGMAPKKSVFNPSIRVLLFVMDLKNFMVSCFDEEAEEMTVSLREAEMTTAKITALPQDLDMETISKGVQYRGGQSILSGPRYCPGVNSHGGYLCETGHCCGETGCCTYYYELWWFWLLWTVLILFSCCCAYRHRRAKLRIQQQQRQREINLIAYHGACNYPASMLDLSFLASFKLPSYEEVAARPNTPPPPYNTVFALQGAAAQYAHAGPSGMASSHSSDNYTSCSCESCSASSPCSTSFSVQVTDETDTSNATTPSEVGDPCPLATDAGSSSTSLPPPTLSDPLGVLVEQEEDGGLVEEPPEEQPSPKPAQSPPRHALFSPNVDFFEPDGRASEADVEEDEEEAEEADEGHFRHRRLTGDSGIEVCRCQVDSEDEEEEQGHQLAGGKEVGEREEAEGQEEPGLLHDSVDCSARPLAPAPPADDCTGLCGSTSFLHRGGDSVVVMETV, encoded by the exons ATGACTGTCTCCCTTCGAGAGGCCGAAATGACCACAGCTAAA ATTACAGCCCTCCCACAGGATCTGGACATGGAAACAATCAGTAag GGGGTGCAGTACCGTGGGGGCCAGTCCATCCTCTCCGGTCCAAGGTACTGCCCCGGCGTCAACAGTCACGGCGGCTACCTGTGCGAGACAGGACACTGCTGCGGGGAGACTGGCTGCTGCACCTACTACTATGAGCTCTGGT GGTTCTGGCTCCTCTGGACCGTGCTGATCCTGTTCAGCTGCTGCTGCGCCTACCGGCACCGACGGGCCAAGCTGCGgatccagcagcagcagcggcaGAGGGAGATCAACCTCATCGCCTACCACGGTGCCTGTAACTACCCGGCATCCATGCTGGACCTCA GTTTCCTGGCCTCCTTCAAGCTCCCATCCTATGAGGAGGTGGCAGCCCGGCCCAACACCCCTCCTCCACCATACAACACGGTGTTtgccctgcagggggcagcggcgCAGTATGCCCACGCGGGCCCCAGCGGCATGGCCTCCTCCCACAGCTCCGACAACTACACCAGCTGCTCCTGCGAGTCCTGCTCTGCCTCCTCGCCCTGCAGCACCTCCTTCTCCGTCCAGGTCACTGATGAGACGGACACCAGCAACGCCACCACGCCCAGCGAGGTGGGCGACCCCTGCCCTCTGGCCACTGATGCGGGCTCCTCCTCCACATCACTGCCCCCGCCCACCCTATCCGACCCCTTGGGTGTATTggtggagcaggaggaggacgGAGGCCTTGTAGAGGAGCCCCCTGAGGAACAGCCCTCCCCCAAACCTGCCCAGTCCCCACCCAGACATGCCCTCTTCTCCCCGAATGTGGATTTCTTTGAACCGGACGGGCGTGCCTCTGAGGCAGATGTGGAGGAGGACGAGGAAGAGGCTGAGGAGGCAGACGAAGGCCACTTCCGGCACCGGCGGCTGACGGGCGACTCAGGCATCGAGGTGTGCCGCTGTCAGGTGGACagcgaggatgaggaggaggagcaaggGCACCAGCTTGCCGGGGGCAAGGAGGTGGGGGAGCGCGAGGAGGCTGAGGGTCAGGAGGAGCCCGGCTTACTTCACGACAGCGTGGACTGCTCTGCCCGGCCTCTGGCACCGGCGCCACCTGCTGACGACTGCACCGGTCTGTGCGGCTCCACCTCCTTTCTCCACAGGGGTGGAGATTCTGTTGTTGTCATGGAAACTGTGTGA